The following coding sequences are from one Haploplasma axanthum window:
- a CDS encoding glycogen synthase — MKVLFCSPEVYPFSKIGGLADFSAALPSSLNHMGNTVYVVSPYYERVKREYGKDMEFVGEREIKIGDEIQIAKYYRTTYNDVRYFFVSHEYFNRKYFFNHSDDVQRFLFFNLAILELIPLISFYPDLIHVNDWATSLVPYFLSTIYSTNSEYEHIKTLLTIHNLEKQGAFSRDFESFFGNRNFTYIHLNNVNFLKTGIMRSSKINTVSKSYRSEILTKFFGFSLDGALKSRQFELYGIQNGLDFNLYNPKTDKYIFKNYDISSHKDGKRINKEKLLKEIGFEDNNKMVLTFISRFAKEKGVALINEVIEKYLKDDRFYFLVIGEGDINYEDHFFKLVDTYPKNIHFVHGHNHETSQKFYAASDLLLMPSLYEASGLNQMIAMRYGTLPLVRETGGLKDTVIPYDEVTKIGTGFTFENFDDEELRDAIDKAVDIYYNKPKTWDNIVENAMAIDNNIEKMAKEYNELYKDIIKN, encoded by the coding sequence ATGAAAGTATTATTTTGCAGTCCTGAAGTATATCCATTCAGTAAAATTGGCGGATTAGCTGATTTTTCAGCCGCACTCCCAAGTTCACTTAATCATATGGGGAATACCGTTTATGTTGTTTCTCCCTATTATGAGAGAGTTAAACGTGAATATGGAAAAGATATGGAATTTGTTGGAGAACGAGAAATCAAGATAGGCGATGAAATTCAAATTGCTAAGTACTATCGAACTACTTATAATGATGTTCGTTATTTCTTTGTAAGTCATGAATACTTTAATAGAAAGTATTTTTTTAATCACAGTGATGATGTTCAAAGATTTCTATTTTTTAATTTAGCAATTTTAGAACTTATTCCTTTGATTAGCTTTTATCCTGATTTAATTCATGTTAATGATTGGGCAACTTCTTTGGTTCCATACTTTTTAAGTACAATTTACTCTACTAATAGCGAGTATGAACATATTAAAACTTTATTAACAATTCACAATCTTGAAAAGCAAGGAGCTTTTTCTAGAGATTTTGAAAGTTTTTTTGGTAATCGTAATTTCACATATATTCATTTAAATAACGTTAATTTCTTAAAAACCGGAATAATGAGATCTAGTAAAATCAATACTGTTAGTAAATCTTATCGTAGTGAAATTCTTACTAAATTTTTTGGTTTCTCTCTTGATGGTGCATTGAAATCACGTCAATTCGAACTATATGGAATTCAAAACGGACTTGACTTTAATCTATACAATCCAAAAACTGATAAATACATTTTTAAAAACTATGATATATCTTCTCATAAAGATGGAAAAAGAATTAATAAAGAAAAACTTCTAAAAGAAATTGGCTTCGAAGATAATAATAAGATGGTTTTAACATTTATTAGTAGATTCGCTAAAGAGAAAGGCGTTGCACTTATTAACGAGGTTATTGAAAAATATTTAAAAGATGATCGCTTCTACTTTTTAGTAATCGGTGAAGGTGACATTAACTACGAAGATCATTTCTTCAAACTTGTTGATACATATCCTAAAAATATTCATTTTGTTCATGGTCACAACCATGAAACAAGCCAAAAATTTTATGCTGCAAGTGATTTATTACTAATGCCTAGTTTATATGAAGCATCTGGTTTAAATCAAATGATCGCGATGAGATATGGAACATTACCTTTGGTTAGAGAAACTGGTGGATTGAAAGATACAGTTATTCCTTATGATGAGGTAACTAAAATAGGTACAGGTTTTACTTTTGAAAACTTTGATGATGAAGAATTACGCGATGCTATTGATAAGGCTGTTGATATTTATTATAATAAACCAAAAACTTGGGATAATATTGTTGAAAATGCGATGGCTATTGATAATAATATTGAAAAAATGGCAAAAGAGTATAACGAATTATATAAAGATATTATAAAAAATTAA
- a CDS encoding NAD(P)/FAD-dependent oxidoreductase → MDELIIIGAGPMGLYAGFAAGLRDIKGRILESSYTYGGQVSTLYAEKKIYDIPGFLNLTGQDFINKLYEQYKKYQDNFPIELNTEVTEIIKENDYFIVNTTKGRYNAKRILIANGGGKFTPKPLDCEGVLDQENILYTVSDLEQFRNKKIAVLGGGDSAADWALMLVDIASEVNLIHRRDNFRAHQSTINEYAEKGKILTPYVAKRVVGEKHISKLVLEHVKDKNEIELDVDYILVFYGVDTTKTNVSEWGIETDLEGIVVTPNMKTNVEGIYAVGNSVNYPGKLKMIVTGLGETGTAIGEITNDLFPNRKNNNIYSSLLIKE, encoded by the coding sequence ATGGATGAATTAATAATCATTGGTGCAGGTCCTATGGGTCTTTATGCAGGATTTGCAGCTGGATTACGAGATATAAAAGGAAGAATATTAGAATCATCATATACGTACGGTGGGCAAGTAAGTACCCTATATGCAGAAAAAAAGATTTATGATATTCCAGGTTTTTTAAATTTAACTGGTCAAGATTTTATAAATAAATTATATGAACAATATAAAAAATATCAAGATAATTTCCCGATTGAATTAAATACCGAAGTAACAGAAATAATTAAAGAGAATGATTATTTCATAGTTAATACTACGAAAGGTAGATACAATGCTAAACGTATTTTAATTGCTAATGGTGGTGGTAAATTCACCCCTAAACCATTAGACTGTGAAGGAGTTTTAGATCAAGAAAATATCTTATACACTGTTTCTGATCTTGAGCAATTTAGAAATAAAAAAATTGCTGTTTTAGGTGGGGGAGATTCAGCAGCTGATTGGGCTTTAATGCTTGTAGATATTGCAAGTGAAGTTAATTTAATTCATCGTAGAGATAACTTTAGAGCACATCAATCAACAATTAATGAGTATGCTGAAAAAGGAAAAATTCTTACTCCATATGTAGCAAAAAGAGTTGTTGGTGAAAAACATATTTCTAAACTTGTTTTAGAACATGTAAAAGATAAAAATGAAATTGAATTAGATGTTGATTATATTTTAGTATTCTATGGTGTTGATACAACAAAAACAAATGTAAGTGAATGGGGAATTGAAACTGACTTAGAAGGAATAGTTGTTACTCCAAACATGAAAACAAATGTTGAAGGAATTTATGCCGTTGGTAATAGTGTTAACTATCCAGGAAAATTAAAAATGATTGTTACTGGATTAGGAGAAACAGGAACAGCAATTGGTGAAATAACTAATGATTTATTTCCTAATAGAAAAAATAATAATATTTATTCATCTTTATTAATTAAAGAGTAA
- a CDS encoding ABC transporter ATP-binding protein, with protein MDKILKCSNLSKNYGNVEALKNCNIELKRGRIVGLLGPNGSGKTTLIKLINGLLVPTNGELLVDGKKIGVETKKVISYLPERTYLDPNVKVYEMFEYFKDFYVDFDINRARTLLHELGMKEDSRIKDLSKGMKEKVQLILVMSRNADLYILDEPIAGVDPASRDYILDTILNNLNKDATLIISTHLIYEIERILDDVIIIRDGNILYQGETKALLEEHGSLDEWFRKEFRYVKTI; from the coding sequence ATGGATAAGATATTAAAATGTTCAAATTTATCAAAGAATTATGGTAATGTTGAAGCGTTGAAAAACTGTAATATCGAGTTAAAACGCGGAAGAATTGTAGGGCTTTTAGGACCTAACGGAAGTGGAAAAACAACTCTAATTAAACTTATTAATGGTTTATTAGTGCCGACAAATGGTGAACTATTAGTTGATGGTAAGAAAATTGGAGTAGAAACAAAAAAAGTTATTTCATATTTACCAGAAAGAACTTACTTAGATCCAAATGTTAAAGTTTATGAAATGTTCGAATATTTCAAAGATTTTTATGTCGATTTCGATATTAATAGAGCTAGAACCTTACTTCATGAGTTAGGAATGAAAGAGGATAGTAGAATTAAAGATTTATCAAAAGGGATGAAAGAAAAAGTTCAGTTAATATTAGTTATGAGCCGTAACGCCGATTTATATATTCTTGATGAACCAATTGCAGGGGTTGATCCTGCTTCCAGAGATTATATTTTAGATACAATTTTAAATAATCTTAATAAAGATGCAACTTTAATTATTTCAACGCATTTAATATATGAAATTGAAAGAATTCTTGATGATGTAATTATCATTAGAGACGGAAATATTTTGTATCAAGGTGAAACAAAAGCATTACTAGAAGAACATGGATCATTAGATGAATGGTTTAGAAAGGAATTCCGCTATGTTAAAACTATTTAA
- a CDS encoding P-loop NTPase — protein sequence MEKIIIDKISEIIDKQSKKTLKELDAIKRVTILSNNVVDIEIEIDDILHQDHIKREVAKIVKLELKYPGVKIEIKGKENEVLSNEEEKNKVRYIAIASGKGGVGKSTVTANLANALSKLGKKVGIIDVDIYGASIPFIFGMEIKPLDLDSKGKIIPARYENLEIISTEFFVPKDKPLMWRAPIASQMTEMFFESVSWQQELDFIIIDMPPGTGDIAIDVRELVPKSEMIIVTNPNVSAANIAVKAGLGSRELGHNIKGVIENMSFYYNACSKEKEYLFGEGGGSLVAEKLGVDLLAQIPITKPNDFDNLYDYNGLQGKTYLLLAKKFTEENNG from the coding sequence ATGGAAAAAATAATTATTGATAAAATATCAGAGATCATTGATAAGCAATCAAAAAAAACATTGAAAGAATTAGATGCGATAAAAAGGGTGACAATCTTATCAAATAATGTAGTTGATATTGAAATAGAAATAGATGATATTTTACATCAAGATCATATAAAAAGAGAAGTAGCAAAGATAGTTAAATTAGAGCTTAAATACCCAGGAGTTAAAATTGAAATCAAAGGTAAGGAAAATGAAGTTTTAAGTAATGAAGAAGAGAAAAATAAGGTTAGATATATCGCTATAGCATCTGGTAAAGGTGGTGTAGGAAAATCAACTGTTACTGCAAATCTTGCAAATGCACTTTCAAAACTTGGGAAAAAAGTTGGAATAATTGATGTAGATATTTATGGTGCAAGTATTCCTTTTATCTTTGGAATGGAAATAAAGCCTTTAGATTTAGATTCTAAAGGAAAAATAATTCCTGCTAGATACGAAAATCTAGAAATAATTTCAACTGAATTTTTTGTTCCTAAGGATAAACCTTTAATGTGGAGAGCACCAATCGCAAGCCAAATGACAGAAATGTTTTTTGAATCTGTTTCGTGGCAACAAGAATTAGATTTTATTATTATTGATATGCCACCAGGAACTGGTGATATAGCAATTGATGTTAGAGAATTAGTTCCTAAATCTGAGATGATAATTGTTACTAATCCAAATGTTAGTGCAGCAAATATTGCTGTTAAAGCAGGATTAGGATCAAGAGAATTAGGGCATAATATAAAAGGTGTTATTGAAAATATGAGTTTTTATTACAATGCTTGTAGTAAAGAAAAAGAATATTTGTTTGGTGAAGGTGGAGGAAGTTTAGTTGCTGAAAAATTAGGAGTTGATTTGTTGGCACAAATTCCAATTACAAAACCAAACGATTTCGATAATTTATATGATTATAATGGATTACAGGGAAAAACATATTTATTGCTTGCAAAAAAATTTACGGAGGAAAACAATGGATAA
- a CDS encoding phospho-sugar mutase, whose translation MLYQDNYNFWVNNPKIDTETKKELLEMNDNQKKEAFYKDLEFGTGGLRGIMGAGTNKVNIYTIKKATQGFANYLVANKLDNKGVAISYDNRFNSQKFAYEAAYVLAANNIKTFIFKDLRPTPMLSFAVRHFNAGGGIMITASHNPKEYNGYKAYNGEGAQLNLDQANQVIDYINDIKSPFDIKSLKSLSHITEISDDFDSIYLDLVKTIKINEPSKKLKIVYSPLHGTGGTVIPKFLKEMGYEVFPYEPQMIVDPNFSNTESSNPEEVKAYTKSIEYAKSINADIVLLTDPDADRLGIAVLNNNEYTLINGNQTTSMMAYYILDQKKKLGLLPNNGVIFTTLVSTDLIPAIAESFDVKVITTLTGFKFIGEQAELTKDKYEYLFGSEESYGSLVKPFVRDKDAVQAVYLLVEMASYVKDHGMNLVDYLETIYKKYGFYYEWTNNIVLSGIEGSEKIKKITDYYRNNPLTLKDYNLLGYDDINGDIRFKKTENALPKSNVLKFYFDNNLWVIFRPSGTEPKLKIYYGLRDSSNELAKLKIEKINQEILEQIDKL comes from the coding sequence ATGTTATATCAAGATAACTATAATTTTTGGGTTAATAATCCAAAAATCGATACAGAAACAAAAAAAGAACTTTTAGAAATGAATGATAATCAAAAAAAAGAGGCGTTTTATAAAGATTTAGAATTTGGTACAGGTGGTCTTCGTGGAATTATGGGTGCAGGTACTAATAAAGTAAATATTTATACAATCAAAAAAGCAACTCAAGGCTTTGCAAACTACTTAGTTGCAAATAAACTTGATAACAAAGGTGTTGCTATTTCATATGACAACAGATTTAATTCACAAAAGTTTGCTTATGAAGCTGCATACGTACTAGCAGCAAACAATATTAAGACTTTCATTTTCAAAGACTTAAGACCAACACCAATGCTTTCTTTTGCTGTTAGACACTTTAATGCTGGCGGGGGAATTATGATTACTGCAAGTCATAACCCTAAAGAATATAATGGATATAAAGCATATAATGGAGAAGGTGCACAATTAAATCTTGATCAAGCAAATCAAGTTATTGATTACATCAATGATATTAAATCTCCATTTGATATTAAGTCTCTTAAATCTCTTTCTCATATAACTGAAATTAGTGATGATTTCGATAGTATTTATTTAGACTTAGTTAAAACAATTAAGATTAATGAACCAAGTAAAAAATTAAAAATTGTATATTCTCCTCTTCATGGAACTGGTGGAACAGTAATTCCTAAGTTTTTAAAAGAAATGGGTTATGAGGTATTCCCTTATGAACCTCAAATGATTGTTGATCCTAATTTTTCAAACACTGAATCATCTAATCCTGAAGAAGTTAAAGCATATACTAAATCTATTGAATATGCGAAATCAATTAATGCGGATATCGTATTATTAACTGATCCTGATGCTGATCGATTAGGAATTGCTGTTCTTAATAATAACGAATATACTTTAATCAATGGTAATCAAACAACTTCAATGATGGCGTATTATATTTTAGACCAAAAAAAGAAATTAGGACTACTTCCAAATAATGGTGTTATCTTTACAACACTAGTTTCTACAGATTTAATCCCTGCAATTGCTGAATCATTTGATGTTAAAGTGATTACTACATTAACTGGATTTAAGTTCATTGGAGAACAAGCCGAATTAACAAAAGACAAATATGAATACTTATTTGGATCGGAAGAATCATATGGTAGTTTAGTTAAACCATTTGTTCGTGATAAAGACGCTGTACAAGCTGTTTATCTATTAGTTGAAATGGCAAGTTATGTGAAAGATCATGGAATGAATTTAGTTGATTATTTAGAAACAATTTATAAAAAATATGGTTTTTATTACGAATGGACTAACAATATTGTTTTAAGTGGAATTGAAGGTAGTGAAAAAATTAAAAAAATCACTGATTATTACCGAAACAATCCTCTTACACTAAAAGATTATAACCTTTTGGGTTACGATGATATTAATGGTGATATTAGATTTAAAAAAACAGAAAATGCATTACCAAAATCAAATGTTTTAAAGTTCTACTTTGATAACAATTTATGGGTTATTTTTAGACCAAGTGGTACAGAACCAAAATTAAAGATTTATTATGGACTTAGAGATAGTTCAAATGAGTTAGCAAAATTAAAGATTGAAAAGATAAATCAAGAAATACTTGAACAAATAGATAAGTTATAG
- a CDS encoding methylglyoxal synthase encodes MNIALIAHDKKKQDIIEFVKRNEEAFSKHKLYATGTTGKLLMEATKLTINRKKSGPLGGDQEIGSMVANGKLDLIIFFRDPLTAQAHEPDITALLRLCDLYEVPLATNKQSAELFLEHIKLN; translated from the coding sequence ATGAATATTGCACTAATAGCACATGATAAAAAGAAACAAGATATAATTGAATTTGTAAAAAGAAATGAAGAAGCATTTTCAAAACATAAATTATATGCAACAGGAACAACAGGTAAGCTTTTAATGGAAGCAACTAAGTTAACAATTAACAGAAAAAAATCAGGACCTCTTGGTGGTGATCAAGAAATAGGTTCAATGGTTGCAAACGGTAAGTTAGATCTAATTATATTTTTTAGAGATCCACTAACAGCACAAGCACATGAGCCAGATATTACTGCATTGCTTCGTTTATGTGATTTATATGAAGTTCCATTAGCAACTAACAAACAAAGTGCAGAGTTGTTTTTAGAACATATTAAACTTAATTAA
- a CDS encoding DUF3307 domain-containing protein, translating into MLLILILSHLLTDFVFQSNKMVEKKVKDKSIKIFILHAVINLIVSLILMVIVSNFEGFDTVFKSSNLLLTVGIAFSHLVIDFYLKPLIYKLTKKEVTTYLIDQLIHILLIIVLLYNFSLNYSYQSFFYSLQRNDYNNELINKVLSISIFGIFLTKFSSIAVSLLFKDLDSNNETNEQYEDIKIIEKIVGSGEIERTVEKTVAPIIEIDNYGTWIGYIERILIFISVITLNYEGIAIVIGLKTFARFKQLTHKKFVEKYLLGTLFSVMFAIIFGYIYILIK; encoded by the coding sequence ATGTTATTAATTCTAATACTAAGCCATTTATTAACTGATTTTGTATTTCAATCTAATAAAATGGTGGAAAAGAAAGTAAAAGATAAATCAATTAAGATATTTATTTTGCATGCAGTAATAAACTTAATAGTTAGTTTAATACTTATGGTTATAGTTTCAAATTTTGAAGGGTTTGATACAGTTTTTAAATCTTCTAATTTACTATTAACAGTTGGAATAGCTTTTTCACACTTAGTAATTGATTTTTATCTTAAACCATTAATATATAAATTAACAAAAAAAGAAGTTACAACATATTTAATTGATCAATTAATTCATATTTTATTAATTATAGTATTGCTATACAATTTTAGTTTAAATTACTCATATCAAAGCTTTTTTTATAGTCTTCAAAGAAATGATTATAATAATGAGTTAATTAATAAAGTGTTAAGCATATCTATTTTTGGGATTTTCCTTACAAAGTTCTCAAGTATTGCTGTTTCATTATTATTCAAGGATTTAGATAGTAATAATGAGACTAATGAACAATATGAAGATATAAAGATAATTGAAAAAATAGTTGGTTCTGGAGAAATTGAAAGAACAGTTGAAAAAACGGTAGCGCCAATTATTGAAATTGATAATTATGGAACATGGATCGGATATATTGAAAGAATATTAATATTTATTTCAGTTATTACATTAAATTATGAAGGAATTGCAATTGTTATTGGTTTAAAAACTTTTGCAAGATTTAAACAATTAACACATAAGAAGTTTGTTGAAAAATATCTTTTAGGGACATTATTTAGTGTAATGTTCGCGATTATTTTTGGATATATATATATATTAATCAAATAA